The following coding sequences lie in one Phragmites australis chromosome 8, lpPhrAust1.1, whole genome shotgun sequence genomic window:
- the LOC133925843 gene encoding uncharacterized protein LOC133925843, whose product MGSRNSRVVEFVRQHGATAVAVVVEAPSSASSSDCAASSAAGSSDRTHPAHPRPLVHLRRRRNLSATSDEAGERIACFPGDEVELHLLMFHSIRSALRDTLTLRLPDSTSSSLAPTASTPAPTPAPRPNPSTPTPPTSNSSPHARTPSAQVKDKSNGAVYVVAESRLGQLPVKAKASGRKQPSYEFLIHSV is encoded by the exons ATGGGGAGCAGAAACTCACGAGTAGTAGAATTTGTGCGACAGCACGGAGCTACGGCCGTCGCCGTGGTTGTCGAAGCACCGTCGTCGGCCTCCTCGTCCGACTGCGCGGCCTCGTCGGCGGCGGGCTCCAGCGACCGGACGCATCCGGCGCACCCTCGGCCGCTTGTacacctgcgccgccgccgaaaCCTTAGCGCGACTAGCGATGAGGCAGGGGAGAGGATTGCGTGCTTCCCTGGAGATGAAGTGGAGCTCCATCTATTGATGTTCCACAGCATCCGATCTGCTCTTCGAGACACCCTCACCCTCCGCCTCCCcgactccacctcctcctccctggcccCGACTGCAAGCACGCCTGCTCCAACTCCTGCACCCCGGCCGAACCCAAGCACTCCAACGCCGCCGACATCAAACTCTTCCCCACACGCCCGCACACCATCGGCACAG GTTAAAGACAAGTCAAATGGAGCAGTATACGTTGTTGCGGAATCTAGGCTTGGTCAATTGCCAGTGAAGGCCAAAGCTTCAGGAAGGAAGCAACCATCTTATGAATTTTTG